The following are from one region of the Streptomyces rubrogriseus genome:
- a CDS encoding RrF2 family transcriptional regulator: protein MRISARADYAVRAVLELAVRQDGSPVKAEDVAAVQDIPHKFLEGILGDLRRGGVVESRRGGGGGYRLARGASQITVADVIRAVDGPIVSVRGERPTELVYTGTAGPLLPLWVALRANVRRILEGVTIADLAADALPDPVRELAAEPAAWENP from the coding sequence ATGAGGATCTCGGCGCGTGCGGACTACGCGGTACGGGCGGTACTGGAACTGGCCGTCCGGCAGGACGGTTCCCCGGTCAAGGCGGAGGACGTGGCCGCCGTCCAGGACATTCCGCACAAGTTTCTGGAGGGGATCCTCGGGGACCTCAGGCGCGGCGGCGTCGTGGAGAGCCGGCGCGGCGGGGGCGGCGGGTACCGGCTGGCGCGCGGGGCGTCGCAGATCACGGTGGCGGACGTGATCCGGGCGGTGGACGGCCCGATCGTCTCGGTGCGCGGGGAGCGGCCGACGGAGCTGGTGTACACGGGCACCGCGGGGCCCCTGCTGCCGCTGTGGGTGGCGCTGCGTGCCAATGTGCGCAGGATCCTGGAGGGCGTGACCATCGCGGACCTCGCGGCGGACGCGCTGCCGGACCCGGTGCGGGAGCTGGCGGCGGAACCGGCGGCGTGGGAGAACCCGTAG
- a CDS encoding arabinan endo-1,5-alpha-L-arabinosidase codes for MRRRRAALLALPAAALLALVPSTASAYPNPGRVTGSVVTHDPTMIRTSSGQYRLYATGGGISSKASSDRTAFSAGADAFGSRPGWWSRYSSVPEAWAPDISYHGGKYLMYYSVSSFGSNTSAIGLAGSTTAAPGSWSDYGIVYTSDSADDYNAIDPNLFVDDDGKWWLSFGSWWTGIKMIRIDPATGKQLASDTARRSLASRPTGTKAVEAPYVVKRNGYYYLFASYDTCCAGTGSTYKVKVGRATSVTGPYRDRNGVAMTAGGGTPVLESHGSVIGPGGQSIMNDVDGDLIVYHYYDGNDNGTPKLGINLLDWSSGWPVAY; via the coding sequence ATGCGTCGCAGACGAGCCGCACTCCTCGCGCTCCCCGCCGCCGCACTGCTCGCCCTCGTCCCCTCCACGGCGTCGGCCTACCCGAACCCCGGCCGGGTCACCGGCTCCGTCGTCACCCACGACCCGACCATGATCCGCACCTCGTCCGGGCAGTACCGGCTCTACGCCACCGGCGGCGGCATCAGCAGCAAGGCGTCCTCGGACCGCACCGCCTTCTCCGCGGGCGCCGACGCCTTCGGCTCCCGGCCCGGCTGGTGGTCGCGGTACTCGTCCGTCCCGGAGGCCTGGGCACCGGACATCTCGTACCACGGCGGCAAGTACCTCATGTACTACTCCGTCTCGTCCTTCGGCTCCAACACCTCCGCCATCGGTCTCGCCGGCTCCACCACCGCGGCACCGGGCAGCTGGAGCGACTACGGCATCGTCTACACGTCCGACTCCGCCGACGACTACAACGCCATCGACCCGAACCTCTTCGTCGACGACGACGGCAAGTGGTGGCTGTCCTTCGGCAGTTGGTGGACCGGCATCAAGATGATCCGGATCGACCCGGCCACCGGAAAGCAGCTCGCCTCCGACACCGCCCGCCGCTCCCTCGCCTCCCGCCCGACCGGCACCAAGGCCGTCGAGGCGCCGTACGTCGTCAAGCGGAACGGGTACTACTACCTCTTCGCCTCCTACGACACCTGCTGCGCAGGCACCGGCTCCACCTACAAGGTGAAGGTCGGCCGGGCGACGAGCGTCACCGGGCCCTACCGGGACCGGAACGGCGTCGCGATGACGGCGGGCGGCGGGACGCCGGTGCTGGAGTCGCACGGCAGCGTCATCGGCCCCGGCGGACAGTCGATCATGAACGACGTGGACGGCGACCTGATCGTCTACCACTACTACGACGGCAACGACAACGGCACGCCCAAGCTCGGCATCAACCTCCTGGACTGGAGCAGCGGCTGGCCCGTGGCGTACTGA
- a CDS encoding substrate-binding domain-containing protein, with the protein MSLSWGSLAAVLGLAVPVAAALWEFVLAGRKRLGYRVQLDTTIRDSAASGPATTVLQRMQWDGTNLRDPSVVLLRIENAGWSPVVAADYVAPASDPVGIRIAFPGRRVVGMTVTERSPQVPPTFFVPGAEGFETTGREVKLPKVILNRRAHYKVLAVLDREEGFTEPEFPEPEVTAGIVGGVRGGNIRKTAYYPFASRQVRWLLASLILVSATQSAFTLTGGEDAAAPLDCAAGTLHLSGSTAFAPVLREAAEQYERTCPDARIPLTATSFKGSVDGLDTLAAAGAAARLPDGRGLGNSLTFSDGPKSDGRPRLLPRPVALSLFTLVVHKEAGVEDLSLKQVRDVYAGRVTNWSQVGGNDVPIHLVSRNPGSGTRTTLERQVLDGRPLPAVTTPDCAGLDRDRPGRCEVGGTGTLLDTVASTPGALGHSEVGAAAAHDDVRQIRIDGYPATLEGADQGAYPYWQTEIAYTYGEPPADSIAAGFLRYLADEVGKDIVRSRGHRPCAELDKPLLCRPDGAPAAR; encoded by the coding sequence GTGAGTCTGTCCTGGGGGTCCTTGGCCGCCGTCCTGGGTCTGGCCGTGCCCGTGGCGGCCGCGCTGTGGGAGTTCGTGCTGGCGGGCCGCAAACGGCTCGGCTACCGCGTCCAGCTGGACACCACGATCCGGGACTCGGCCGCCTCGGGGCCCGCCACCACGGTGCTCCAGCGCATGCAGTGGGACGGTACGAACCTGCGCGACCCCTCGGTCGTCCTGCTGCGCATCGAGAACGCCGGCTGGAGCCCGGTCGTCGCCGCCGACTACGTCGCTCCCGCCAGCGACCCCGTGGGCATACGCATCGCCTTCCCCGGCCGCCGCGTCGTCGGCATGACCGTCACCGAGCGCAGCCCCCAGGTGCCGCCCACCTTCTTCGTGCCGGGGGCCGAGGGCTTCGAGACCACGGGCAGGGAGGTCAAACTGCCCAAGGTGATCCTCAACCGCCGGGCGCACTACAAGGTCCTGGCGGTCCTGGACCGCGAGGAGGGCTTCACCGAGCCCGAGTTCCCCGAGCCCGAGGTCACCGCCGGGATCGTCGGCGGGGTGCGCGGCGGGAACATCAGGAAGACCGCGTACTACCCCTTCGCCTCGCGCCAGGTCCGCTGGCTGCTCGCCTCGCTCATCCTGGTCAGCGCCACCCAGTCGGCGTTCACCCTGACCGGGGGCGAGGACGCCGCCGCCCCGCTGGACTGCGCCGCCGGGACCCTGCACCTGTCGGGCTCCACGGCCTTCGCGCCGGTGCTGCGGGAGGCCGCGGAGCAGTACGAGCGGACCTGCCCGGACGCCCGCATCCCGCTCACCGCCACCTCCTTCAAGGGCAGCGTCGACGGACTCGACACCCTCGCCGCCGCCGGTGCGGCCGCCCGGCTCCCGGACGGCCGGGGCCTCGGCAACAGCCTGACGTTCAGCGACGGACCGAAGTCCGACGGCCGCCCGCGGCTGCTGCCGAGGCCCGTCGCGCTGTCCCTGTTCACCCTGGTCGTGCACAAGGAGGCGGGGGTCGAGGACCTGTCCCTGAAGCAGGTACGGGACGTCTACGCCGGGCGCGTCACCAACTGGAGCCAGGTGGGCGGCAACGACGTCCCCATCCACCTGGTCAGCCGGAACCCCGGCTCGGGCACCCGGACCACGCTCGAACGGCAGGTCCTCGACGGCCGCCCCCTCCCGGCGGTCACCACGCCCGACTGCGCGGGGCTCGACCGCGACCGGCCGGGCCGCTGCGAGGTTGGCGGCACCGGGACACTGCTGGACACGGTGGCCTCGACCCCGGGGGCCCTGGGGCACAGCGAGGTCGGCGCGGCCGCCGCACACGACGACGTCCGGCAGATCCGCATCGACGGCTACCCGGCCACCCTGGAGGGCGCCGACCAGGGGGCGTACCCGTACTGGCAGACGGAGATCGCCTACACCTACGGCGAACCGCCGGCCGACTCGATCGCGGCGGGCTTCCTGCGCTACCTCGCCGACGAGGTGGGCAAGGACATCGTCCGCTCAAGGGGCCACCGCCCCTGCGCCGAGCTGGACAAGCCGCTGCTGTGCCGGCCGGACGGTGCGCCCGCCGCGAGGTGA
- a CDS encoding DUF4360 domain-containing protein, translating to MATGLLLSGTIAALLTSVLPAQQHQSSGGFEDPPPDKIVIKVATVNGSGCPQGTAAVAVSGDNTAFTVTYSDYLAQAGGDSAPTDFRKNCQLNLLVHVPQGFTYAVASADYRGFAALQPGAKGTQRASYYFQGSPNTEYRTHPFGGPYDDNWQATDSTDWAQLVWAPCGVQRNFNINTELRVSTGTSDPDEVSFMTMDSTDGDISTVYHLAWKECPES from the coding sequence ATGGCCACCGGCCTGCTCCTGAGCGGCACGATCGCCGCGCTCCTCACCTCCGTGCTGCCCGCGCAGCAGCACCAGTCCTCCGGCGGGTTCGAGGACCCGCCGCCGGACAAGATCGTCATCAAGGTCGCCACCGTGAACGGCTCCGGCTGTCCGCAGGGCACGGCGGCGGTCGCCGTCTCCGGCGACAACACGGCGTTCACCGTCACGTACAGCGACTACCTCGCCCAGGCGGGCGGCGACTCCGCGCCCACCGACTTCCGCAAGAACTGCCAGCTCAACCTGCTCGTCCACGTCCCGCAGGGCTTTACCTACGCGGTCGCCAGCGCGGACTACCGGGGCTTCGCCGCCCTCCAGCCCGGTGCGAAGGGCACCCAGCGGGCCTCGTACTACTTCCAGGGCTCGCCGAACACGGAGTACCGCACCCACCCCTTCGGCGGCCCCTACGACGACAACTGGCAGGCCACCGACAGCACCGACTGGGCGCAGCTGGTCTGGGCGCCCTGCGGGGTCCAGCGCAACTTCAACATCAACACGGAGCTGCGGGTGAGCACCGGGACCTCCGACCCCGACGAGGTGAGCTTCATGACGATGGACTCCACGGACGGTGACATCAGCACGGTGTACCACCTGGCGTGGAAGGAGTGCCCGGAGTCCTGA
- a CDS encoding helix-turn-helix domain-containing protein, translating into MPSIARPSVLGEPLDPLPKKFAAFMRPLLPGLLNEIRTEVTRSYPVYGRLLNGPDGDAIRQGVEQALTAFVDRVADPSSSSELRDELLRRFGRVEAYEGRDLEVLQGAYRLGARIALRRAKTLGRQYSLSPALILAFADALFAYVEELEAITREGYAEVRERAASEESALRRQLLHFLLAASPLPRTAVSELCKAAAWELPRSCFLVALQSPAPEHIQAALDRDVLADLDIPQPHLLVPGDLTPARLDMIRTALAGTRAAVGLTVPVGQAADSVRWARRVLQLVDDDVIPDAPLIRCEDHLTTLWLLSDSALVDRVAARELAPLDELPARRRDRLVETLRVHVSTRAPAEQVGEMLGVHAQTVRYRLRTLDAYLGDRLADPDHRFAIEVALRSLHLRGHGDPE; encoded by the coding sequence CCTTCATGCGTCCGCTGCTGCCGGGGCTGCTGAACGAGATACGCACCGAGGTCACCCGCAGCTATCCGGTGTACGGCAGGCTGCTCAACGGCCCGGACGGGGACGCGATCCGCCAGGGCGTCGAGCAGGCGCTGACCGCCTTCGTGGACCGGGTGGCCGACCCCTCCAGCAGTTCGGAGCTGCGGGACGAACTGCTGCGCAGGTTCGGCCGGGTGGAGGCCTACGAGGGCCGCGACCTGGAGGTCCTGCAAGGGGCCTACCGGCTCGGCGCCCGCATCGCGCTGCGCCGGGCCAAGACGCTGGGCCGGCAGTACAGCCTCTCCCCCGCGCTGATCCTCGCCTTCGCCGACGCCCTCTTCGCCTACGTCGAGGAGCTGGAGGCGATCACCCGCGAGGGATACGCGGAGGTCCGGGAACGGGCCGCGTCCGAGGAGTCCGCGTTACGAAGACAGTTACTGCACTTCCTGCTCGCCGCCTCGCCGCTGCCCCGGACGGCCGTCTCCGAACTGTGCAAGGCCGCCGCCTGGGAGCTGCCCCGGTCCTGCTTCCTGGTCGCGCTGCAGTCTCCGGCGCCGGAGCACATCCAGGCGGCGCTCGACCGGGACGTCCTCGCCGACCTCGACATACCGCAGCCGCACCTGCTGGTGCCCGGGGACCTCACCCCCGCCCGCCTCGACATGATCCGCACGGCCCTGGCCGGCACCCGCGCCGCCGTCGGTCTTACCGTGCCGGTCGGCCAGGCCGCCGACTCCGTCCGCTGGGCCCGCCGCGTGCTGCAGCTCGTTGACGACGATGTCATACCCGACGCCCCGCTGATCCGCTGCGAGGACCACCTGACGACCCTGTGGCTGCTGTCCGACTCGGCCCTGGTCGACCGGGTCGCGGCCCGTGAACTGGCCCCGCTCGACGAGTTGCCGGCCAGGCGGCGCGACCGGCTGGTGGAGACCCTGCGCGTGCACGTGTCCACCCGGGCACCGGCGGAGCAGGTCGGCGAGATGCTGGGCGTGCACGCGCAGACCGTCCGCTACCGCCTGCGGACGCTGGACGCCTACCTGGGCGACCGGCTCGCCGACCCCGACCACCGCTTCGCCATCGAGGTGGCCCTCCGCTCGCTGCACCTGCGGGGCCACGGCGACCCGGAGTGA